GCAAGCACGGCACGAATACCCTTAATAAGCAACAGGTTGTTTCAAATATATTCTTACTGTAGTGAACTGTGCCACGCTTATTTCATCAAATTAACGTCATAATTTTCAACTCTCATAAAATATTGCTTGTAAAACAATTGTATAATATTTACAAGCATTGTATTTTAATTTACAAGCACTTTTGTTGTATTTTTTGTAAATTTGTCATATGATTACAAAAGAAACAGAATATTTATCCTTATTAAAAGATGAACTTGATAATAAGTATAAAGAAACTTATCCTGAATGTTCTTTGAAGATCACTGAATGGAGGCAACAGGAAATAATTAGGTTTCAGAAGCTTATGCAAGATGTTGTGAAAGGCAGAATAAGTGAGAAATGGTTCTATACACATATAAAACCGGAACAAAATACAAAAATGCCGAGAATTGATACATTAAATCTGTTGGCAGAATTTTTAGGATATGAGAATTGGGTAAAATTTAAAAATAAAAAGGGTCATTTAAAAATATCTAAACCGAAAAACAAAGAAAAGACAGGTTTCATTTATAAAAACAGAATAATTCTTACTCTGCTTATAATAATAATGACAGCAACCGGCATAGCATATTCAGCAGGTATTTTCAGCAAAAATAAAACGTATGAATTTTGTTTTGTTGATGCCGATACTAAAGAACCAATCGAAAATTCAGGTGTTGAAATTTCGTTATTACATGAAAATCAATCTCCTGAAATAATTAATTGTAATGAAAATGCTTGTTTTAATATTGAAACAAAAAATAAAAAAATAACTTTTACTGTAAAAGCTCAATACTACAAAACAGATACTATAACAAGATATTTAAATAAAAAGAACAAAAAAGAAGTAATAAAACTAAAACTTGATGATTATGCATTTATGATTCATGTTATTTCTACATCAACAACCTCTGACCGGCAAAAACAAAGAGACCGATTGAATAAAATGATTGCTGATGATGCAGAAATTTACCAAATTGATAAAAAAGAAAGAGGTATTGAGATTTATAACAAACATGAGTTTATTGATAAAATGACAATACCTTTAAGCAGTTTAAAAAACATTGAAATTATTGAAGTAACATATAAAAATAATAAAATTGCAATGATGCGGTTTATGCAAAATTAAGCTCTTTTTACAAATATTATTATTTGCGATGCAAATATGAATAACGTCACACAGATTCCACAGAATAACACAGAAAATCTGTGAGTTCTGTGTGAAAATATAAAAGTATTCTTTCTAAAAGGAAAAACATAGTTTTTAGAAATAAAATAATTTAAAATATAAACTGAAATCAAAATTGAACGATTATGAAACTAATAATTAAATATATTCTCCTCGTAGTGTTTATGTTTGTTTTCTTTTCTGCTTTTTCACAAGCAGATGTACAAGAAAATAATTACTCTCAACTTCAAAATACAATGACTGTTGAACGGCAATCAACATACAATTTGGTAGGATTTGAAGGAAGAGCAATTCAAAAAACAGAAGAATTTGCAGGTTATTTAGAAATAATTTCGAATAAAGAGTATGAAATGACATTGAGAAAACATGCGATAAACACTGCATTAAAGTTATTTTTCCGCGATTTGGTCAATATCGAAAATTCTGATGTAAACATAAGTAAGTTAAAAATTATCAGTCTTAATGATTATATTGATCTTTTCTTGAACACAGAATATACTAAAATTACGGTTGAAATTACTGATTTTGAGTTCAAAGAAAATTTAAAATCTGACAAATCTGATTCATACAAGGGGAAGCTTGAATTTAACCAAACAAATAAGTTTTATAATAACAACAATATATCAGATAAAACAACAGAACGAAAAGAAGTAGAAATTATCCTTGTAAAAACAACAAAAGAATTCGGAAAAAAAACCAAAAATGTGTGGAATGTTTTTTTAGGAGAAATAAGAGCAATTAAAGAATAGGCTTATATTTCTTATTTTATTTTGCTGAAAACATCAAAACTTATCATAATTTCAGATAAATAATAAGTGTCTTTGTATTTATAAACCGATAATGCAAATTCACCTTCTTTCTTTTTATAAATATATTTTATTGCTAAACTAAAAGGCATCTTCTCGTCTTCCCATATCTTTACGATTTTAGAACTTTTAAACCTAATTTCTTTTAAGTTTATCTTTTCTTTTTTTGCAGAATACATAATGTTATTAAAATCTAATATCAACTTTTCGTTTTTATTAGCTTTAAGTATAATTTCATCATCTGTCATATCTTTTGTTTCTTTTTCCAAAATCAATCTCCAAAATTCAGGACTTGGTTTTAAATTCACAATTTCATCAATGTTTTCGGCAGCAATTGCCTTAATAAATTTCACCGAAAAATTATCTTTCAAATTTTGTGCATTTACAAATTGAGATGATGAAAATAAAATAAAAACGGAAAGTAGAATTATTTTGTAAGTTGAATTCATGATCTTGAAATTTTAGTCAAATAAATTGAATCGTTAAAAATACAAAGAAAACTTTAGTTTTGAAAATCTACAATTCTTTTTTCACAAAATTCACTATAAAACCTCAAAACCCGTAAAGTATTTGAGTGCTTGATATTGAATTGCAACATCAAATTGAAGCAAACGGTGTATAATTTCCTCCTTCGTCATATTAGGATATATAAGAAGCTATAGCGGCAAACTTTCGCAAGCTTTGCCGTCCCCGTCTCTGTCAAGATTTTTATAGCATTCTTTGTCAGAATCAAACGCTTTTTGTGCTTCTTCCTGAGTGTCAAAATCTTTACATGTTTTATGTTCACATTCAGATCCGCAAGTACAACCGGATAAGC
Above is a genomic segment from Bacteroidales bacterium containing:
- a CDS encoding excalibur calcium-binding domain-containing protein translates to MKKYLFVILIAGSLSGCTCGSECEHKTCKDFDTQEEAQKAFDSDKECYKNLDRDGDGKACESLPL